GCAATGCCCGAGTTCACGGCCGTGACCCGAATCAGGCATTCATCCAGAATCTCGGACACGGTGAATCGGATCATGCCGTCGGACAGGGCAACCTGATCCCCGACCTGGACCCCCTTGAACAGGTCCTTGATGTCGAGACAGATGAACGGAAGCGTCGCCCCCTCGAACTTGTCGGGCGTACCGATGAGCACTTCGCTGCCCTTGGCAATCTCCAGCGTGCCCTGCCCCACGTCGCAAGTACGGATTTTGGGGCCGGAAAGGTCCTGGAGAATGGTGAGAGTGAATCCGGTCTCGTCTTCGAGCCTGCGGATGATGTCCACCATTTTCCGGAAGAATTCCACGCCGCCGTGGGAAAAATTCAGCCTGAATATCTTGGCTCCGGAAAGCACCAGTTCCTTTACCGCGTCGTAATTGTCCGTTCCCGGCCCGAGCGTCGCGATAATCTTGATGTGCCTGTCCATGAAATCACCCCTTTTTTTCAGGTTCCGTCCCGATTTTCAGCGGGATAATTGCGCTTTTCCACAACTTGTACACGTGTGGATGGTGAGAAGTCTAGGCGCAGGGTGCCAGAAAATCAACAATCCCCACGTTATTTTACCAACGTAGTCCGGATTTCGTATTGACAAACTCTTTGTTTTCCGCCAGAGGTGGAAGGAAGTGGAATAACGTGACGAGAGTGGGTAAAAAAGTGGGATAATACGCCACAACGGGAATGCCGATGAAATTTCGCGGCCACGTGCACAGAAGCCTCGACGACAAGGGGCGACTCATCCTTCCTCCGGACTTCAAGGACTCGATCCTGAAGGAGGTTCCGGAAGGCAGGATGATTTTGACGTTGCACGACGGACATGTGATCGGCATCACCCCGACCCAGTGGGATCGTCTGGAGGACGAGCTTGAAAAGATCAAGTCGCCCAGCCGTGCGGTCCAGAACATGATCCGCATCCTTTATTCCGGCTACACCGAGGCCCCGGTGGGCAAACAGGGTCGCATCGCCATCCCCGCGCATCTCCGCAAGAGCGGAAAGCTGGACAAGGATGTGGTGGTCCTGGGTGCGGGACGGCGGTTCGAGATCTGGCCCGCCGACAGTTACGAAGCCCTCCTGCAGGAGGACTTCGATGTATCCGAGGAGCTGGCGGAGAACAACGTCAGCCTCCCGTTCTGACGGGGAGAAGACAACGTGACGGACCCTGCGTCCATACACACAACGGTTCTTTTACATGAAGTGGTTCAGTGGCTCAGACCCAGACCGGGCGGTCGTTACATGGACGGCACCCTGGGCATGGGCGGCCACTCCAG
Above is a window of Pseudodesulfovibrio tunisiensis DNA encoding:
- a CDS encoding division/cell wall cluster transcriptional repressor MraZ; translation: MKFRGHVHRSLDDKGRLILPPDFKDSILKEVPEGRMILTLHDGHVIGITPTQWDRLEDELEKIKSPSRAVQNMIRILYSGYTEAPVGKQGRIAIPAHLRKSGKLDKDVVVLGAGRRFEIWPADSYEALLQEDFDVSEELAENNVSLPF